The DNA region aaaattaaaatacgaatttttggaattcaacttttagtttttcaaagtttttgtttctcGGTTCCAGCCAGAGGAACTTAAgttatttagttttaatttaacAAGAAAAGaacatcaaaataaaatttaaaaaaataaacagaacaGAAAAGAGTGTGGAACTCACCTCAAACTTCCAGCAGTCCAAATGTACACCCGTCCCGACGTTCGCTCGCCCGCCCGACCGCTCACTCCTTTTTCACCATTTTAATCGGAGAAGCTATCGCTCCAGTAGGTGGAGGTTAGCGGCGCGACACACTTGAACAGATCGCGCCCGCTGTTGGCCGGCGAGGGTTCCATTTTCTTTCTCTTCTCGGCACTTCCGCCGGACGAGTGCTTGTTGTACGGTCGCTTGGTGAGTTCCGCTTGCCGCTTGGCTTCTTTTTTCGCCTGTTTCGCCTTCATCTTCTCCTCGCGCTTTTTGTCGTCCTGGTCGTGGCGTTCCAGGTGGTTCGACAGGTAGACCTTCGACTTGAACGTTTTGTCGCACTTGGTGCACGGGAAGAGATCGCCCTTGTGAGTAAGGAGATGTTCCTTCAGCTCGACGCCGGTCTTGAACGTTTCGTCGCACTTGTTGCAGTCGTGGGTTTTGCGGGGTCTGATCGGTTTATCGTCGTCACTTTCGGACGAGCTGCCGTCAGGAGCTTCGATGTACACCACGTTGGCCAGTCCGGGAGATTTGGACGCGGACTTTGGTGGACGTCCAGGACGGCCCGGAGGACGACCTGGGCCGCGCTTGGGGGTGTTGCTGATCATTCCAGTTTTCGGTGAATATCCGGGCTGTCGACCGCGCTTTCGTTTGACCACCACTTCTTCCGAGCCGGCACCGCTGGATTCGTTTTTCGGACGGCGGCCGCGTCTCTTGGGggtctttttgatttttgttctcGACGGTTCGAAGCTGTCATCCGACGTGACCGGTTCGGACTCGACTTCCGACTGGGACACCTTGTACTCGTCATCGTCCTGcggttcgtcgtcgtcgtcctccccGTCCGACATGGGGCAGTTCACGATGACAAAGTCTGTCGTCCGGCGAGACTTGTTGTAGCTACGCTTGAGTGTTTTCCGCAGTTCCTTGTCGGTGTTTTCGCAGGTGATTCTGAACTCGTGCGCGATCTTGACCTTTTCCACACATCCTTTGCAAATCTTGTGCGGCAGGTGATCTCGCTCAGTTATCCGAACGGCCGGGCATAGCTTGAGGATTATGTCACTTATTCTCATGTCGTTATCAAACTCGAAAATATCCGACAGCGTATCCTTCGATGTGCACACTCGACAAATTTCCAAATCTGCTGGTTCTCCTCCCTCTCGGCGCCGAGTTTTCAGCGGCTTATCGTCGTCATCAATTTTGGACTCAGTTTTGACTGCCTTCTTGTCGTCTTCCTCACCATCCGGTTTGTCTTTTGCGTCCTCTTCCGCTTCCTTGGCGTCGCCGTTTTCATCGTCCGCTTTCGCATCCGTCGCGTCGTTCTCTTTCGTCTCTTCGGTTTGATCTTCAGCTTCCGCCTTTCCGTCTTCGTTTTCCGGCTCTTCCGGGTCCAAATGCTCCTCCTCGAGATGGTTTTCCTCAATCTCCTCCTCACCGTCGTGATTCTTCACCTCGTCCGTACTCTCCATCGTTGCTGACTTCACCTGCTCCGGCTCCTGGTATGCTGCTGCACCTTGCGCGTGAGTGTTGCTCGCGATGATGCTTTCCCTCTCCTGGCTATAGCCTTCCTTCAGACCGTTGTGCGTATCCTGTTGATACTGGTGCTGCTGCGGCTGCTGATAATGATGATTGTTAATAGCTTGATGCGGGTGTTGTTCGACTTGACCTTGCAGTTCGGGAGTTTCACCTATTTGACCACTGTACACAATGTTTCCATAAGAATTGTTCATCTTATACAGTGATTGTCTGTCCCATCTAAACGTCCAACTCGACACGCACAGTTCAAATCGAACCAGAGTTTGCTCGCGAATAAAAAAGTTACGCCAAACTTCTTCTTTTTCCGCCCCGCGCGACACTCACCAGAAGATTTCAGCGGGTTAAAAGGGACGCGATAGCGGTCTAATCGATTTTCACCGTGTAATTCCACGTTTTACGCCGCACGCACTGTCCCACCGCGTACCGCGTCACTTTGGCGCACTTTTGCACCGGGTTTCGCTCACTTTGGGCCTAAATTACGCGCCCAAAAACACTTTCAGTCGGCACGGCGtggaaacaaaacacaaaagttTCGGAAATTTTCGACCGCCATGTTGGAATACGGGATGCGAAGCATACGACATAAAAGAAAAAACGCAGGGCTGCCAGTCGCGCTGAAAAGAGAGCAAGAATGAATACAGGTACAGGGCTTACGACACGGCGCGGCGAGGGCGTCAGCTAGCAATCTACAGTAATGAACGTGGCGCACCTCTTGCCTCAAACACGTACAAATCGAACCAAAACCACTTGGAGCAACGTAGCACAACTCTGACAATTATGGTGGTGACGCTTGTTAAATCTTCGCCATTTttgctaatttgaatttaaatcacTTTCCGTGTGCCATCGCAATTTTGCTTCCACACACAGGACAAAGGCGGTACACACAGATAGGTAGTCGTACTGCTCATGCTCACAGTGTGGTGACGTCAGCGTTCATGTATTGCCATGCCGGATAGAAGTGGCGTTGGAAACATTTCAGCATGATAATGTGAAATGTTTCGAGTCGGTAGGTTTCAATggcagtaacttttttttatgccaGTAATTGATTTactatttaaattaaaactagTTATCTCAATTGACCAGGACCagggtagaggatgttccaacgcatctcctgGAATTTGAATTTCACCGAAATAGTGTTAAggcttggctgccgatgcgaaaaaccaaacggctaatatgccactcttatggggaATTGCCtcgacggagattttgtgacaaactctaaaacgcgttttttcggaatacttgattaggcataatagccgaattttcaattatgggcagagtAGCCCTAGTTGTTGTCCACTTATTACTACGATTGCTTTGTATGTTAAACGCGCTCTAATTCGAtgcatctgtgctctcttatgctaactacaTAGAAAAACCAGCTAGCATAGTACAAGAGGGCACAGACCCAGTCACTatgttctagcaggattctataGCAGAGTTCTTACATAGCTGGacattcttacagcattctagcagaaatatTCGACCATTCTAGCGAGATTCTGgtagaaccagctctgctataaTATTTCGTGAATGTGGAGGCATCTTTATTAAAccttcttataataattacatttcttttacattttAAGTGGTATGGTTTAATGCTCTTTATCTTTATTGtaattattaactgatcacatttatttattttttacttcaaattgtttaacatttttgaattgaatagaatacatttgggtaaaaaaaaaaaaaaacattgtgttaacaactaatcctaactcaaaactaaaacaaaacttaaatattcaaaataactacaacgagtaaactacgaactgtattttgagataaatcctccaagggTTCTTACTTATTCCtcacgagttttgcacccacgcagagttgttgtcatctcgatgaaaatgtcgCTACTGTTTTCATCTGTTGATGCTGAATGGCTGACTGAAACCTGGAGGTGTTGttttctctgcaactttttgacgctgattcaacggcaatggctgcagattcggaattttcacaaactcggcacgttttgggcagcttcgattcttggtcgaatggtcgccaccaCAGTTGAAGCacttggcttcgatgttctcgttgattgtgttgcaagcttgagttttgtgctcacctccgcaagTTGCACAACGAACCttcagttccttccaccatgcccaaactgcaagcagttcgaacattgtgtcatgATGATGTTGAATATTGCCCGAATTGCTTCCAGCTctgacggcgttgtcgatcctttctcaagatgaaccaggtacagttctagagttttttttaaaggacctataagctattgtcttttatatgtttataggaccttttcaaaacaaactctgaagttgatcacgatacttgatgtccttgttgtgtctcgttaTCTGAAGACTTCGATCGGCCtcggacctgtttcatgggtcgtttacctggatcgtcatggctgtagtattcaatctttgtgttgttcaagaaATCCTGAACGTAGTTGTAGTCTTTTCTGCTCAATAACCAATGGTCAATTTAACAATGCCAACAAAAACAGAGAATTCTTGAAGCTTTTCGAAAAAGGTGCAagtgaccaatatgaccaatatgacaaagaactttgcaggAAAGCTCTTGAAATTAAGCCATTTTGGTTGAATTATGCTtcagataaaatcaaaacataattGGATTTATATATTCGCTCAATTTCTCTTTATGTTGCATATCAATAACCATGAAGTATGATATCCGTATGGTTCGATGtttgtccccccatcggaacattcgTGAGTTTCAATTTTGCGGGAATCGAGAGCTGAATTttacaatttcccgggaatcccgGGACACGGGAGTTTTAGTTTTTTGGCAAAATTATTGATCTGttgacatttttgtttaaattttatataatttcgATTAATTTATTATCAAAAAGTCACAGTTATTTAATAcaatagagcaactctctacgaaatcggccgatttcgaccatttttattttttgtatttttttatttggctcaaactttgtgggggccttccttatgaccaaataagctattttgcgtcattggttcacccatacaagtcttcatacaattttggcagctgtccatacaaaaatggtatgtaaatattcaaacagctgtaacttttgagtgaattttctgatcaatttggtgtcttcggcaaagttgtaggtattgttgaggacttttgagaaaaaaggtacacggaaaaaaattttcagattttttatcaacttttttcactaaaactcaatttcccaaaatacgtatttttgattttcgagatttttgatatattttaggacaaaatccgcaacttttgagccatagagaaacatggtcaaaatctgccgccgagttatgaatttttgaaaaaatagtgatttttggaaaaaaacgaagtttcatgcaaaaacaagtttgacattattttttaatgcaaaattgaatttgcaatcgaaaagtactttacatattttttgataaagggctccgttttcaagatatagccacagaAAGttagattttagcgaaatatttgcagtttttcaatttttaaaaatagtgaccatgagtgaccatttctgaaaatattttttttgaaaagttcagaaaatttgctataaaattgtctaagagacattgaagattggacctctggttgctgagatacagcggcttaaagaaaaagaaacacgaaaattgaagtctcacccaaacagcccaccatttctaataacgatatctcagcatttaatggtccgattttcaatgttaatacatggaacattcgtgaaattttccgatcttttcgaaaaaaatattttgaaaatttttaaatcaagactagcattttaaatgggcgcaatattcaatgtttggcccttttaaaatgttaatcttgatttaaaaaatttcaaaatatttattttgaaaagatcggaaaatttcacgaatgtttcatgtattaacattgaaaatcggaccattaattgctgagatatcgtcattagaaaatggtgggttgttttggtgagacttagaaaacttcaattttcgtgtttctttttctttaagccgctgtatctcagcaaccagaggtccaatcttcaatgtctcttagacaattttatagcaaattttctgaacttttcaaaaaaaaatattttaaaaaatggtaactcatggtcactatttttaaaaattgaaaaactgcaaatatttcgctacaatcaaacttactgtggctatatcttgaaaacggagcactttatcaaaaaatatgtaaagtacttttcgattgcaaattcaattttgcattaaaaaataatgtcaaacttgtttttgcatgaaacttcgattttttccaaaaatcactattttttcaaaaattcataactcggcggcagattttttgaccatgtttctctatggctcaaaagttgcgg from Culex quinquefasciatus strain JHB chromosome 3, VPISU_Cqui_1.0_pri_paternal, whole genome shotgun sequence includes:
- the LOC6038260 gene encoding hepatoma-derived growth factor-related protein 2 isoform X2, producing MESTDEVKNHDGEEEIEENHLEEEHLDPEEPENEDGKAEAEDQTEETKENDATDAKADDENGDAKEAEEDAKDKPDGEEDDKKAVKTESKIDDDDKPLKTRRREGGEPADLEICRVCTSKDTLSDIFEFDNDMRISDIILKLCPAVRITERDHLPHKICKGCVEKVKIAHEFRITCENTDKELRKTLKRSYNKSRRTTDFVIVNCPMSDGEDDDDEPQDDDEYKVSQSEVESEPVTSDDSFEPSRTKIKKTPKRRGRRPKNESSGAGSEEVVVKRKRGRQPGYSPKTGMISNTPKRGPGRPPGRPGRPPKSASKSPGLANVVYIEAPDGSSSESDDDKPIRPRKTHDCNKCDETFKTGVELKEHLLTHKGDLFPCTKCDKTFKSKVYLSNHLERHDQDDKKREEKMKAKQAKKEAKRQAELTKRPYNKHSSGGSAEKRKKMEPSPANSGRDLFKCVAPLTSTYWSDSFSD
- the LOC6038260 gene encoding hepatoma-derived growth factor-related protein 2 isoform X1, producing MNNSYGNIVYSGQIGETPELQGQVEQHPHQAINNHHYQQPQQHQYQQDTHNGLKEGYSQERESIIASNTHAQGAAAYQEPEQVKSATMESTDEVKNHDGEEEIEENHLEEEHLDPEEPENEDGKAEAEDQTEETKENDATDAKADDENGDAKEAEEDAKDKPDGEEDDKKAVKTESKIDDDDKPLKTRRREGGEPADLEICRVCTSKDTLSDIFEFDNDMRISDIILKLCPAVRITERDHLPHKICKGCVEKVKIAHEFRITCENTDKELRKTLKRSYNKSRRTTDFVIVNCPMSDGEDDDDEPQDDDEYKVSQSEVESEPVTSDDSFEPSRTKIKKTPKRRGRRPKNESSGAGSEEVVVKRKRGRQPGYSPKTGMISNTPKRGPGRPPGRPGRPPKSASKSPGLANVVYIEAPDGSSSESDDDKPIRPRKTHDCNKCDETFKTGVELKEHLLTHKGDLFPCTKCDKTFKSKVYLSNHLERHDQDDKKREEKMKAKQAKKEAKRQAELTKRPYNKHSSGGSAEKRKKMEPSPANSGRDLFKCVAPLTSTYWSDSFSD